The nucleotide window GGAATCTCCCGAAAGAGGATAGCTGCCGATGCGGTTCCATTTCGAGCCGTTGATCGTTTGATCGAGGCGGACCGTATCGCTGCCGCTGGCATGGTTCACAATGAATGGCGTATTTTTGCAGCGATTCGAGGCAGCCACCCACCAGGCGAACAGTTCGTACTGCGCCGGAGCATTCACATTCAAACGAAATTTGGCATAGCGATCACCTGTGCCAATGGTATTCAACATTGCTGCCGTGCCGCCCCAATACCCAGCATTGGCTGAAGCGAACCAGCCCAATCCCACCAAATCGCAGGCAGGATCCGCAGTGTCGATGATCTTTTCATAATAGATCGTTTTGGGGAATGCCAGGGAATCGGCATGGACGACGGCCAGGATCGATGGCACCGGCCGCATATACGTGCCGCCCTCGGGCCGATTGATGAGCTGATTGCCCACTGCCATCTGAGTGGAGCCGCCGCCATCCAGATTCATCGCCTCGACGCAGCCCAAATCCAGCAGCATCTGTGCCAGTTCCGGGAGCGTGACGCCCTGGCTGGCGGTCTGCCGGCCATCCACCACCAGCAGGATGGCATGATTGTTCGGCGTGATGCCCACCGCAGTTCTGGGATTCTCTGTGGCATATCCGATGCCCGAATCCCAAAACACTTCCTCATCATGGGAAATGAATATTGCACCATTTTTAATCAACGTTGGGCCGCCGCCGATACCTGTCAGCAGTTTTTCATAAAGCCGACCCTGGGCTTTTGTGGGAGCTGGCGCTGGTTTGCCCGGGGCATTGGCCGTCGGCTGATCGAATAGGTAAATATCCTCCACACGACTGCCGAAATGGTAGATCCAATCCACCGAGAGCGCGCGTTCAGTGGTCATCCCAAAAAAGCTACGGGTCACTGGATAGGGCACGCCGCTGCGATAAATTGTGCTCAGGTTCTGGGCCAGCACCTCCCCGGGATAGACCACCGCCGAGTAGGAAGTGCTCCCATTGAGGTCAAAATAGCCGCCGTTCACCGCCGCAATGGCGCCCACCCGCTGGACAAATGGCGCCACGCCTTCTTTGCCGCCTGGCGCCTGGG belongs to candidate division KSB1 bacterium and includes:
- a CDS encoding phosphodiester glycosidase family protein, coding for MKKFTTLITLLLLFASSLFAQSLTWVEVTRQFNLPEGIHLFQGERSSPPLKAWYLEVDLQQPHIAIRSYLSQAPGGKEGVAPFVQRVGAIAAVNGGYFDLNGSTSYSAVVYPGEVLAQNLSTIYRSGVPYPVTRSFFGMTTERALSVDWIYHFGSRVEDIYLFDQPTANAPGKPAPAPTKAQGRLYEKLLTGIGGGPTLIKNGAIFISHDEEVFWDSGIGYATENPRTAVGITPNNHAILLVVDGRQTASQGVTLPELAQMLLDLGCVEAMNLDGGGSTQMAVGNQLINRPEGGTYMRPVPSILAVVHADSLAFPKTIYYEKIIDTADPACDLVGLGWFASANAGYWGGTAAMLNTIGTGDRYAKFRLNVNAPAQYELFAWWVAASNRCKNTPFIVNHASGSDTVRLDQTINGSKWNRIGSYPLSGDS